The window ACCAATTCCCCTGTGTCCAGGATGACTTCAGCCTGCTTGAGTATGCGTGACACATCGGACCCATGAGCCCCTGCATTCATGTAGACGGCGCCTCCCACAGAACCGGGAATGCCAGAAGCAAACTCCAGTCCGGTTAAACCTTCTTTGGCCGCTAGTACGGACAATTTAATGAACGAATAGGAACCACCTGCGTAGACCATCGCATCATCAAAGCGAAGCGTTTCTAACGCATTGCCAAGTTTAATAACGACCCCTCTAATGCCTTTATCACTTACAAGCAGGTTAGATCCTCTACCAATGACCGTCCATGGAACACCGCGTTCATATAGAAATCGGATGACAGCAGCTACCTGCTCTTTCGTTTGGGGGATAACGAGGCAATCAGCCGGACCGCCGATTTTCCATGTCGTATAAGGGGCTAGTCGTTCATTCGTTCGAATCTCGCCAATATTTGCTGCCTGTAAGTCGGATATTAACTGTTGCATGGGAAAACCTCCTTCACAGAACGTAGGGCGAAATTATCTTGAAAAGCAGCTTCAAGCTTCATAATTTCATAATACGGACCGAGTCGAAGATGGCCGGTCTTCGTTGTTTGGCGCCATATTAAGCCTTAGGTGTCTGTCACGGTTATAGTGTAGTTTATGTAAAATCGGATAGAGTGTGACAATCGCCTATTCGGTTTAGCAAAATCAAGTTGATAAGCTATAGGTTTCAATCAGTTTTACGATCGATGCAACCGCATCGCTTTCTTTGCGCGATTGCATGGCTGCCTTGTGGGTCTCTCGATTCGCATGGAGAGCTTCCACACGCTCAGCAAGCGTATCGGCTGTTAAAGCCTCTTCTTGTAGAACGTCGGCGTAGCCAGCTTTCTGAAATGATTCTGCATTTAGAATCTGGTCTCCTCGACTTGCCTGCAGCGATAAAGGAATAAGCAGCATCGGCTTTTCCATGACTAAAAATTCATAAATAGATGTGGCACCAGCCCGGGAAATAACAAGCTCTGTCATTGCCAAAATATCTGGGAGCTCCTCATTCAAATACTCAAATTGTTTATACCCCCGAGTATTGGCGAGCTCTGACGCAATATTGCCTTTCCCGCATAGATGTACAATCTGAAACTGAGGTAGTAATCGCTCTAGGCTGCCTCTGACAGCTTGGTTAATCACTTGCGAGCCTAGGCTGCCACCCATCACCAAAATAACCGGTTTCTGTGTATGAAAATCACAAAGTTGGTAAGCGCGAGACGCTTTACCACTTAGAATGTGTTCACGAATGGGTAAACCTGTTAGCTCCGCCTTGTCTCTTTGAACATGCTGTAAAGACTCCGGAAAGGTAACGCAAACCTTGGTTGCAAAAGGAATTGAAATTTTGTTCGCAAGCCCTGGCGTTATATCGGACTCATGAATAATCACCGGAATCTTGTTCATCCGACTGCCAAGAACAACCGGGACGGAAACGAACCCGCCTTTCGAAAAGACAATGGCGGGCTTCAAACGACGGAGCAATCTATAAGACTCATAGACGCCTTTCATCACTCTGAAAGGGTCTTTGAAATTTTTCAGATCAAAATATCGACGTAATTTCCCAGACGAAATCGAGTAAAAAGGTACCCCTTCGCGTTCAATGATGTCTTTCTCGATGCCCGTAGCTGAACCTATGTATTTAATTTCCCAACCTAACTGAGCAAGCTTATGCATCAGCGCTATGTTAGGTGTAACATGCCCTGCGGAGCCTCCTCCGGTAAAGACAATCGTTTTCATTCCCCTGTCACCTCGAATAGCGGGATATATTGAGCAGGATGCCGACCGATGTCAGCATAAGCGTCAATGAAGACCCTCCTGCACTTATGAATGGCAAAGTAATGCCGGTTACCGGGAACATCCCAATAACAACACCAATATTAATAATGACTTGAACGGCAATCATACCGATAATGCCTACAGCGATCAAACTGGCAAACGTATCCGGAGCAGTAATAGCTGCCCGCATTCCGCGCCATACAAGAATCGTAAAGAGCAGCAGCACAAGCGTACCGCCGATAAATCCAAGTTCCTCAGCAATAATGGAGAAAATGAAATCAGTTTGCGGCTCTGGCAAATAGCTGTACTTCTGACGGCTCATACCTAGACCAAGCCCTACAAGACCTCCCGGTCCAATAGCATAGAGCGATTGAATCGACTGATAACCTGCACCTAAGGGATCCTGCCACGGATCCAAGAATGCTGTAATTCGCTTCAAACGGTATGGGGCAGCAATGACGAGCCCGATAAAACCCGCAACCCCTATCATACCTAGATACGAGAGATGAAGCAATCTCGCCCCCGAAGTGTAAATGATGAGCAGCGATGCTCCGACGAGAACGGCACCTGTTCCAAGGTCTGGCTGAAGCATAATGAGACCGAACGCTAAGCCCATGATGCCAAGCGGTGGCAATAAGCCTTTTTTGAATAATGTTATTTTCGCTTGATGCTCAGATAACATGTTGGATAGATAGAGTATCATCCCAATTTTCATAAATTCGGACGGCTGAATGCCGAAGGCACCAATACCTAACCAGCTTCTAGCTCCACCTCGAACAACCCCGATGCCGGGAATTAGAACGATAATCAGCATGGCAAAGCAAATAAAAAGCGCTAATCTGGCAAACCTTTTCCAAACTAAATAATCAACATTCATCGTAAAAAACATGGCGATAACACCTAAAACAGCAAAGATAAATTGACGTTTCAAGTAATACAGGGAGTCGCCAAATTCGCGAAACGCAAGAACACTGCTAGCGCTGTAAACCATAATAACGCCAATTGTCAAAAGCAACAAGGTTGGAATAATAATCCAAATGTCAGGAGCGGACCGTGCTTTACCCATAACAGACACCTCTTCGTGTGTTGTGGGCGTCATCCATGATACCTATCAGCAAGCAGCGACAGTATCGCTAGCCAGACAGCATATGTGGATAAGCCCTATTTAAAGGTTATGCACGGACTCCTTAAACATGCGTCCCCTGTCCTCATAGGAGGGGAACATATCCCAGCTTGCACAAGCAGGTGAAAGTAGAACAATATCTCCGGGTTCACTCATTTGCCAGGCTAGCTGAACGGCTTGCGACACCGCGTCCGCTGCATCCTTAGCAGTATCGACGGTTTGAATGCGGCTAATCCCTGCCAGCTTGGCAATATGCGTAATTTTCTCTTTCGTTTGACCTAAAGTAACGATACCTTTAATTCGCTCACGGAAAGTAGGCAGAAGTTCCATATAATCCGACCCACGATCCAATCCTCCTGCTATTAAGACAACACGCTGGTTAAACGCCTCGATTGACTTTATCGAAGCCGCTGCATTCGTGGCTTTGGAATTGTTATAGAAGGTCACATCATTCAGCTCTCTAACGAGCTCCAGACGGTGTTCTACGCCTTGGAAGCTTCTAAGCACATCTGCTATGGCATCCAGCTGAACACCCGCCGTAATGGCTGCTGCCGCCGCCGCTAACGCGTTCTCGACGTTAAAGCTGCCTGGGATCCCCATTTCACTTGCCGGCATAATCGGCTGCACTTGGCCTAGTCCATTTGCGTAAACAATGACCTCTGTCTCTACATCGAAGTAGACACCAAAAGAGAGCTTCTCTTTCATAGAAAAAGGGAATAGCTTAGCCTTCAGATTAGGAATTAAAGACTGACACACCTCATCATCCCAATTCAGAATCGCCGTATCTTCTTCGGTTTGATTTGCAAATAATCTAGCTTTCGAAGCGATATAGTCATCCATCGAACCATGATAATCCAAATGAGTTTCGTACACATTTAACAAAAGTGCAATCGTAGGACGGAAAGAAGTCGTTCCTTTCAGTTGAAAGCTGCTGAGCTCAACAACCATCCAGTTATCAGCTGTAACTTCAGGCGCAGCCTCTGTTAATGCACGCCCAATATTACCCGCTACAACGGGAGATAAACCAGCTGCGTCCAGCATTAAACCAATCAATGTTGTCGTTGTGGTCTTACCATTCGAACCCGTAATACCAATAATTGGAGCTTCACAGAATTGATAAGCAACCTCAACCTCAGTCACGACTTCGATTCCTAGCTCTTCTGCCTTGCGAATCGGCTCAACCGTATATGGAATTCCTGGGTTCTTCACAACGAGAGAAATACCCGCATGCACCAAGGACTCCGGATGAAAGCCGCATACAACAGAAATACCCAGAGCCTCTAATTCGTCGGCTTCAGGGCATGCGCTTCGCTCTTTTTTATCGTTGACCGTGACCAAGGCTCCTTTTTGATGAAAAAGCT is drawn from Paenibacillus sp. V4I7 and contains these coding sequences:
- the murB gene encoding UDP-N-acetylmuramate dehydrogenase — protein: MQQLISDLQAANIGEIRTNERLAPYTTWKIGGPADCLVIPQTKEQVAAVIRFLYERGVPWTVIGRGSNLLVSDKGIRGVVIKLGNALETLRFDDAMVYAGGSYSFIKLSVLAAKEGLTGLEFASGIPGSVGGAVYMNAGAHGSDVSRILKQAEVILDTGELVTLKAEDLQYAYRHSILQTMPGIVTEAVFELQVGERKEIAGAMAAYRDRRLRTQPLQLACAGSVFRNPEGGFAAKLIEEAGLKGKRVGGAEISKLHANFIVNTGDATAEDVLTLIGEVQLIVQNQYGISLVPEVLVMGER
- a CDS encoding undecaprenyldiphospho-muramoylpentapeptide beta-N-acetylglucosaminyltransferase, with the translated sequence MKTIVFTGGGSAGHVTPNIALMHKLAQLGWEIKYIGSATGIEKDIIEREGVPFYSISSGKLRRYFDLKNFKDPFRVMKGVYESYRLLRRLKPAIVFSKGGFVSVPVVLGSRMNKIPVIIHESDITPGLANKISIPFATKVCVTFPESLQHVQRDKAELTGLPIREHILSGKASRAYQLCDFHTQKPVILVMGGSLGSQVINQAVRGSLERLLPQFQIVHLCGKGNIASELANTRGYKQFEYLNEELPDILAMTELVISRAGATSIYEFLVMEKPMLLIPLSLQASRGDQILNAESFQKAGYADVLQEEALTADTLAERVEALHANRETHKAAMQSRKESDAVASIVKLIETYSLST
- the spoVE gene encoding stage V sporulation protein E, giving the protein MGKARSAPDIWIIIPTLLLLTIGVIMVYSASSVLAFREFGDSLYYLKRQFIFAVLGVIAMFFTMNVDYLVWKRFARLALFICFAMLIIVLIPGIGVVRGGARSWLGIGAFGIQPSEFMKIGMILYLSNMLSEHQAKITLFKKGLLPPLGIMGLAFGLIMLQPDLGTGAVLVGASLLIIYTSGARLLHLSYLGMIGVAGFIGLVIAAPYRLKRITAFLDPWQDPLGAGYQSIQSLYAIGPGGLVGLGLGMSRQKYSYLPEPQTDFIFSIIAEELGFIGGTLVLLLFTILVWRGMRAAITAPDTFASLIAVGIIGMIAVQVIINIGVVIGMFPVTGITLPFISAGGSSLTLMLTSVGILLNISRYSR
- the murD gene encoding UDP-N-acetylmuramoyl-L-alanine--D-glutamate ligase: MKHPRDYRGLEVIILGLARSGVAAAKLFHQKGALVTVNDKKERSACPEADELEALGISVVCGFHPESLVHAGISLVVKNPGIPYTVEPIRKAEELGIEVVTEVEVAYQFCEAPIIGITGSNGKTTTTTLIGLMLDAAGLSPVVAGNIGRALTEAAPEVTADNWMVVELSSFQLKGTTSFRPTIALLLNVYETHLDYHGSMDDYIASKARLFANQTEEDTAILNWDDEVCQSLIPNLKAKLFPFSMKEKLSFGVYFDVETEVIVYANGLGQVQPIMPASEMGIPGSFNVENALAAAAAAITAGVQLDAIADVLRSFQGVEHRLELVRELNDVTFYNNSKATNAAASIKSIEAFNQRVVLIAGGLDRGSDYMELLPTFRERIKGIVTLGQTKEKITHIAKLAGISRIQTVDTAKDAADAVSQAVQLAWQMSEPGDIVLLSPACASWDMFPSYEDRGRMFKESVHNL